DNA sequence from the Rattus rattus isolate New Zealand chromosome 2, Rrattus_CSIRO_v1, whole genome shotgun sequence genome:
GATCTTGTGTGGTTCATGAGGGCTGTGAATGGCAAAGAGGTCATGGGGTGACCCTAGGTAGGGGTGATGCTCCTAATATACCTTTCTGTAGCAGTGTCTCCAGCTCGCCAGCCAGTCTTAGGTCTCCAGGgagggtctctgtgtgtttctgttgagCAATTGTGAGTCAGCTACGGCTGGGACAATTCAGTGAATTTGCTTGCCATGATGTAGACTGTGACCGTTGACTTCTTGGATAAGATCTGGAGCTATGGAATCTCGTGTGCAGACCCTGCAATTCTCTTCTTGGGAACTGACGTTCACTTCTTCTGTGTCCTAGGTCTCAGAATACCCACTGACTGACTGGGAAGGGCTGTTCTGTCaatggaggaggaagcaggggaggagccGGGGCTGGGGAGGTCGACAGCCCCCAGAGACTTCCACTTTTATCACATGGACCTGTATGACTCTGAAGATAGACTGCAGCTCTTCCCAGGAGAAAGCAGCAGAACCCGGAGGgaagtaacccaggctgacctgaccAATGAGCCAAGAGGGGCAGGGGACAGTAAGAATCTCCAGAAGGAAGTGGACACGCTTGTCCATTTATACGGGCTTGAAGATGAACATGAGTTAGGGGGCGAATTTGTGGATGAACACAGAGTGGGGACTCTGGGGTATCCTTacgggatgaggaggagggatccaggaagggagcagagagactGGGGGCTTAGTGGTGAGGCAGCTGAGGCCGAGGACCTGTGCTACGGAGTTCAAGGCCCTCCTGACCAATGCCAAGACCTTCGGGAAGCCTATAGGTACACACATGGCCGCGCCAGCGAGGAATATGAATGCTACGTCAtcccagaggaggaagatgaggaagagccTGCTGATGTCTTCTGTGTCACTTGCAAAACTCCAGTGAGAACTGTTGAGAAGGATTTTGATATACACAAGGAACACGAAGTAACCCCAATCAACAAGGCTCTGGAACACGCCAAGGTAACAGATCTTACATCTTCGGCTggagagtgcatgtgtgtctcgGGGAGGTGGGCAGAGGATCAGTCCTTCATGCCTCCAAGGATGCAatgggagcctggagagatggttcagcattaagagcactggctgctttgcaGAAgtcttgggttcagttcccagcatccgcatggtgactcacagccatctgtaacagcAGTCCCGGGGGCCCTGATGTCCTCCCCTAGGCTCTGTGGTCACTAGGAACACAACGTGgcgtacagatacacacacacaggcaaacatcgGTGCACacgtttttttttaatttaaaaaagatagaaTAAGCTTATCGTTGATACTTTATTCGTTCTGCTCACCTCCACAGgatgaaattcacaaaaatatgTGCAAATTGGAACAGCAGATTATCGAGATGGAAAATTTCGCTAGCCACCTGGAAGAAGTGTTCATCACTGTGGAGGTAAGGCCGAGTGTGGTGATCTCTCCACAAGTAGCTTCCTTCAAGCAGCTGCTCCCAGTGAGCTACGGAAGCCATGTCTTGGAATGTGAGAGCCCGCCCCTCCCCTCAGCTATCCACTGAACTTCACTGCCCCTGGGCAACTACAGAGGTGACTGTCACTTGCCTTCATCCCCTACTCTGTCCTGTATGTGGgaggctggggtgtgtgtgtgtgtgtgtgtgtgtgtgtgtgtgtgtgtgtgtgtgtgtgtgtgtgtgtgtttgctgttgtttggttggttactttgttggttggtttgatttcttggaacaaggtttctctgtgtatccctggctgttctagaactctctctgtaatccagactgacctcaaatttggagatccacctgcctctgtcttctacctgctggggttaaaggcgtgtgcccaTACTACCCagatttataaatgtttattacaTGAATAAGTAAAACAGAAACTTTCCAATCAAAGTACCAATTGCATGGGGTTTAATTTtcgctgttgttgttttgttttgttctaacaGTGATGACACCATGGTGGCACCATCCAGATGGTGAAGTGAACAGTTTCCTTCTGTCCTGGGagttggggtgggatggggagggtatgtgtgtttctgtgcatccGTGTTTGcaagtacacatgtgcatgtacttgCACGTGAAGGCCAGAGGCCAAGTTTGGGTTTCTTCCTCAggactctgtaccccattttttgagactggatctatCACTGAAATTGGAGTTCTGTAGTTTTGCTAGTCTAACTGGCCTGAAAGACCCggagatccccctgtctcagccctCAGTGTTAGAGCTACACAAGCTCACCGCTGCACTGTCGGAACTACATACACTCACTGCTGCACCTACATATGAACTACATACGCTCACAGCTGCACTTACATACAAACTACCTATGCTCACTGCTGCACTGCTGACCTACATGCGCTCACTGCTGACCGACCTTTTACACAGGCGCTGGATACCCTAATTCAGGTTTCCATGCTTGCTTTGGGGCTCACTCTGAGACTCCCCTGGGTGCTGTCTGATGACCTGCTGTATAACCAGGCATAGTGTTTCCTTGCTGTCTGGAGTTTTTAATTGTCTGTGGGGGGGGGGTTTACCCATCTTATCACAGTTTTCCCcctttgaaaatgtttatagTTTATATCCATTGTACATGGTATTATACAAAGCAAGGACATTTTCACACgtgtatataatgtgtgttgAGCATATTCCTCCAAATCCACTTCCCTCTTTTATCTCCCCTGTTCTTCTCCTCTTAGTACTCTCTGTTCCCTAGACAGTTTCATGacctatgtacatacataattttatgaATCTATGTGAGATTCAGGAGCAACGactgagagaaaatatatttttgtcttctgagGCTACCTTAATTATATCTTCTCTAGCAGCATTCATTTTCCCTCAAACAATTCCATTGAGTATGTAGACATTTCTTTACCCAtccctctgttgatggacacctCGGTTAGTTCCATAACTTAGCTAATGTGGATAGCTGTGCTGAACACAAATGTTTGATGTCTGTGGCAGGCTGACTTGGGCCAGATGGGAAGTGTATTTTCAGCTTTTAAGGAAACTGTGTACTGAGTTTCCATGGTGTGGGGACCAATTTACATCCGAAATAGTGATGTGTGCAGAGTCCCTCTTGTCCACACGCCCGACAGCAGTTACTTGTCAAACAGTTCTTCATTTTTCACACTCCCCACTCCGTCTGGTTCCTCCAACACAGACACACTTCTAGCTGTGCGCGGGTCATACAAATAAGTATCTGTGTGGTCTCTTTTAACCTAGCCACTTTGCAAGCTTTCCGACAAGACCATCGAGACCGTAGAATTCCAAAATTGGTGGCTGCATCCTGGGCCAAGTGTGTCCAGATTCTCGGTCTCTTATTCAAAAGTGAGATGAAAACCCACACAAATTGCCAAACAGCTGAGCGATAGAACAGATCCGAAATGCTCTGCTGAGATCTCCAACAGGGCTggacgtggtggtgcacacctttaatctcaccacctgtgaggcagaggcagcaggagctctgtgagttctaggtcagtctggtttatatagtgagttccaggacagccagggctacatagagagaccctgtccaaaaagcCCAAATGCCAAAATGTTGATAACAGGACATGTGAATGAGAATACTCAAGGGACCTGATCATCGATTGGGGTTCTCTTTGTTGTTTGGGGTTCCCTTTGTTGTATGGGGATTCCTTTATGAGGGTGAAAAAGAGGGTTACGATTTGGGAAATTTGCACTTTGACTGATGGGCTTTGGTTACATGAACCCTCATTCACTGCCTATGTCCCTTCCCAGGGATTATCTGATTTTAATCATTACGTATACCCAATTATGTGTGAGCATAatacagtaaataaaatgttctgtCTTCTCTCTAAAAGTTCACTTTGAGGACACAGTTTGACATATTATGCTTGTACCCAAATCCAGTCTAGGCCACATCTGCCCCTATCCCATGGTCCTGCATTGTGATCTGGGATGTGTTTGAAGGGAAACAGGGTGTTATCGGGGGTGGCTAAGAAAAGTATTTCCACTGTtcaaagcatgcatgcatgcaattcTGTGCAAATAGGGAGAGGTCCTAGGTCGCTTACAGGTTGTTAGGTGCACTGTTCAGAGTAGGGGATGTGCAGACCCCAGAAGAAGGGGAGTCCAAGGTTGCTACACTATTCCCTGTGTCTGCATTGCCTCAAAAGGGACCTCTCGTCCTTTAATGCCCCCTCCCTTCCTGACCTGACACGGGACAAATGTAATGTGGGTTCTTCATCCATAGACCAAGATCACTGAACTAAAAGCTGTTCTTAGTTGCCCAGTGGTCATACTGACCCCTAGAGCTCCACAGAGCAAGAGCAAATCCTCTGTCCTGGCCAGCTTTAGTtaaacactgaaacacacacacatcctctgcctcagagagagggagagagagagagagagagagagctgccccAATAATCCAGTGGAAGCCCTTCTATTCCCAAgcacaagatggaaggagaggggataAGAGTGAGACAGCAGGGCAAACTCCCATGCTCAAACTGGAGAGATTTCTCagcgttaagagcactgctcttctttcacaggacctgggtttgattcctaagTGATTCACAAtggcctgtaattctagttctgggcatccagtgcccccttctggcctctatgggcactgcacCCATGTGGTGGACAGACATACCTGAAAGCAAAACTCAAAAATCTTAAGTTCCTTATATTCTATTCTGTCATCCTATTCTCGGACCTAAGTCACTTCATCTCCAGCGAGGACACTGGGAACATCCAGTTACCCTCACCAGGGACTTGTCTATTGCTTTACCCTCTCTATTCTGAGAGGATTTTCTGCTTAGTAACAACTCTCAGCGTGACTCCTAGAAGCCTCATAGGATGAAAGTGGCAACAGTCAAAACCCACTAAGCCCCTACGGGCTTCCAGTATgagaaatgagggctggagatCCCCCTGCTCTTTCCCAACCTCTGTGCTCCCTGTTTAAATAGGACAGGTATCGACcagatggtgcatgcctgtaaatcccagcacttgaaaagctaaggcaaggggttggggatttagctcagtggtagaacgcttgcctagcaagcacaaggccctgggttcggtccccagctctgaaaaaaaaaaaaaaagaaagaaagaaaagctaaggcaagaggattgctgtgaattccaggccagcctggcctgcatagCAGGTACCAGGCCTTATAGGGTCACCTAAGAAGATGCTAtgtcaagaaaacaacaaataaatacatgaataccaCACATTCAAGATCGAGTACCTGCATCCTTCTTCCTGCCTCGCCTCCTCTATCAGGCAGTGCCATTTGCCAcaacccctccttctctcttggcTCTCATAGCTCTCCTCACTGGCATGAGCCAAGTGGATATACTCTTGGTGTTTATATAATCCATGTAAGAGTTGGTGAGGACAGATATTGTGAGGTGTGAGAGCTCAGGATGGAAGGGCAGGTGGACATCTCCCAGGGCCAACATTTCTGCCTTGAAGTCAAAGCATCCAGCAACAAGCTGATTAACCATTGATGAGCTCCCAGGGTGGTTGCCATGGTGATGGGAGGTAGCTCAAACAAGGAGAGGATTGCAACAACTGTCAGGAAAGACAGGAGCACTTTCTGGTAAGAATATTCAGGGTGGGGCGGGGACCGAGCATACATCTCAGTCGGGGAAGTCTGGGGGCTTGAGTTTGACCCCTAAGAACCCACATagaaaagctgggtgtggagacacatgcttgtaatcctagccctgtaaggcagagacaggaagatctccggggcttgctggccagtcagcctaccTTAATTGTCATGTTCCGTGCCATGAGAGACGCTGTGGTTGGCTGgtacctgaggttgtcctctggcatGTATGGGTACATACATGGTCCTAGGCatgaattaattagttaattaattagtgaCCGTTACTTAATGATCACTCCTGGGGCTCTAAGAAGGAGTCTCCTCTGTTTTCACTCCTCAGCATTCATGACAGCACTCTGCTGAGAGACAGAGCAATGTGAAGGGATGAACAGGTCAGGGTTTCACGTCCCCAGTGACTCTGGCCAACCTATTCCACCCACTATAATGATGGTTGAGATCCACTGTCTTGCAGGAGAATTTTGGAAGACAAGAACAAAACTTCGAGTGCCATTACAACGAGATCTTGGAAACCCTCGCTCAGAAGTACGAAGAAAAAATTCAAGCtctgggggagaaaaagaaagagaagctggaaGCCCTATATGGACAGCTGGTCAGCTGTGGAGAGAACCTCGACGCCTGCAGAGAGCTGATGGAAACCATAGAGGAGATGTGTCACGAGGAAAAGGTTGACTTCTTAAAGGTCCGTgatgaaacaggagagaaagcaaTGACACCATGATATTATAAGATGCCAGGTCTAGCCACGGGTGGGCTAGCCTGCCCTCTCTCCTGGAGCTCTGAGTTGACCGTGGTGGTCAGCATCTATCTGTGGGTCATGGTAGGAGGCTATGCCTCCAACTCTCCACATCACACTGTTGGTGGCCAGGCAGGCAGGGACACCACTGGTTCTTTTCTATCCCTTGATCATGGAGTTGAGCTGCCTCTTGGACCTCTGGGGGAAAGCTGGCACAGATTGATAAGCTACTTTAAGTTGCCCTATGCTGAGGGTGGCAGTTATAGATCTTGCTTTATAACTTTATAGATGTACCCAAATccatttcttaattatatttaagTCATATCAAATCTGGCCCAAACCCTGTATAGCAGAGTTATGGGAATTTCCACCTCAGTTAGTGGTCCCATAATCCCATGGGGCAGATGTGGTTGGTTTCACAAAGGGTTGAGGAGGATTCTTCAGAATCGTCCTAGATGCCGTTTGTTCCCCTCATGGTCCAAGCCCATAGCTGTTCCTGGAAGCCCAGTCACACTCCCTTCCCACTGTGATCATGGTAAGAGATCCATGAATAAAGGCCACGAGAAACACCAGTGCTCAACCTCTTAAGTCAGTGGTCCCAGGGTGCCACTGTATCTCACATCCAGAACGTAGGAAACAGCGCATTACTTATGGTGATGAAAACTTGCAGTCAGCCACAGTGTCCTACAGCAGAGGAACTGTTAAGTAAGCACCAGTGTTTCTATGCAGACCGTGTAGTCAGTGGATGCCTGTGTGGACGAGGGAGGTGCAGGAGAATGGAAGGAAATGCACAAGtgtggtagttttgtttttttttttttttttttttgtttttttttttcggggctgggggccgaaccccgggccttgcgcttccttggcaagcgctctacccctgagctaaatccccaacccctatgtgtGGTAGTTTTGTTAGGGtgatttccccctttccctgaTTTCCAATGAAAAATGTTTCCATTGTTACGTTGTTGGGAAAAATGATTTCCTAAATCAGTCTACTATTTTCTCTCCCTTTGCAGGATGCAGTGGCTATGACTGACAGGTAATATTTCTGTCCTGACCtagtttcttttctccattcttttcgCCTCTAGACTCCGTCTCACAGGGTTATTGCTTCCCTTTTCGGCTTCAGTGACactataaataaaactgtgctGGCTTTGAATGGCAGCATGGGGTCAGTAGGCCCTTTTAGTATGGACGCTTAGAATCTCTGGGCTGGAAGGGAACACGTGTGGTGAGGCCCATCAAGTAAGCCTGTGCTCAGGTCTGCCTCACGCACACAAGAACTTAGGTTTATCGGGAGAGATCGAGGACTGGAACATGTCCCCAGCTCTCCTCAGCCCTTGGTCATGATGCAGCAGAGCATAAATCCTGCTATCACAGTGATCCCAAGTCCAAGGCCCCACCTTCCTTATTTACAGACAGGTGGTTCTGTGGGAACTTAAGACGGGGTCTGTAAAGCTTTAGGGGAACTTATACTGTAAGGACCTAGGTGCATATGGTTTGGCAGAAAAATTGCACTGGATCTCAAATCTGCCTTTGCCAGGTAGAAGTCCTGTGACTGCCGGGAAGCAAATAGGTCTaaagcggtggttctcaacctgtgggttgcaaccatcagaaaacacgtatttcttttctttttctttttttttttaatttatttattatatatacgagtacactgtagctgtcttcagacacaccagaagagggcatcagatcccattacagatggttgtgagccaccatgtggttgctgggatttgaactcaggacctcgggaagagcagtcagtgctcttaaccactgagccatctctccagccccagaaaacacgtatttctgatggtcttaggaacCAAGACACTGCTCAGTAGCAAAAtcatagttatgaaatagcaatgaaaataattttgtaggtGTGGGTCACCACTGCATGTAGAAGTGGGTGGCAAGCATGTGGGCGactgagaactgctgatctagagCCTTCGAAGCAGTACCGTGAGGGACGGCACTTGACAACGTGGAGCGCACGTGGTGGAGCTGTGGGATGATGTGGGAGTGGAGAAAGCATGGGCTGCCACCTGCTGATGGATGAACTCCTCCTCCGTCCTTGGGCtccactcttcctcttccccctggaAAGGCTTGGGCAATGACAGATGCTTTGCATAGGAAGTGTTCCCAAAAGGCCCATGGGTTGAAGGCTCAAAGGCTTGTGTTCTCAAAGCAGCTCTGTTCAGAAGTGGGGATCGTGAGAAATGATTGGATGGGTAGAGCTCTGATCTTACAAATGAGAATCCTTTAGAGGGTTTGTCTTGTCCCtgaacacctctctctctctctctctctctctctctctctctctctctctctctctctctctctctcctctctcctagctGCTCCCAAATAAGAAACTTTCCTCCATTTTGTGCCCCCCCCCACCATGCTTCCATCACAGGCCCAAGAACAATAGAGCCAGCTGATCATGGACTGAAACCATGAGTGTCTACTAAAGTAGACGTTCCCtccctttcagctgcttgtctAAGGGATTTGTCAAGGCAACAAAATTTTAATACAGTAACCTCCAGGCCCACCATCAAATCGGAAACCAGAATCCAGAAGCATGTGAAGAAATGCAAGTTTAGCAAAGAGGCCTCTCCATTCCCCCCTAGTGGCCCAGCACTTCAGGTGTACCCCAAGAAGAAAGATCCTCCATCTTTGCGTGgatgtgtgcttttaaaaaacatgtatgagtattttgcccgcatgtgtgtctgtgcaccatgtgtgtgcctgctgtccacagaggccagaagaggcctggaattggagttacagagggttatgagctgccatgtgggtgctgggaattgaacctaagacctctggaagagcacccagtgctcctaactgctgatcCAACTCCCCATCTGCGGGTGTCTTTCTATACCAACAGACTGGGGAAATTCCTGAAGACCAAGACAGACGTGGAACTCTCTGCAAAGCCTGAGTTTGAAGACCAGACCCTGGACTTCTCGGACGTGGAACAGCTGATGGACTCCATCAATACCGTTCCAGGTTTGACTCTGACCTGTGCATCCTCCTCACAGCagctcaggagagagagaagtagggagggtgggagggagggggagagagagagagagagagagagagagagagagagagagagagagagagagaggtttgtgACAATATGAATGGACCTGAATGGACAGTACAGTGAGTGAAATAAGCCATTCAGAGAAAGATAAACACTGCATGAGTCTCCTTCAGTGAGGGGCCTGAAGCAATCAAATACGcagaattggaaaacagaatggCAGCAGGCCAGGActggggaggggaaatgaggaCTGCCCATTGAGTAGGACCTAGTTCTGCAAGGTGAATAAGTCTCAGAGATGCGCTGGACAAGCACAGCACCTGGAGTTAACAACGTGGTATCCATGGTATCCGTCACTGCCATGGTAACTTTTTCcccctcccagccctctctctgtgttggggctcacatgcattcacatgtatTTACATGCACACGGAAGGCCAGAGTggcatcttcctcaattgctctgcACTCGTGGTTTGaaaaagggtctctcactgagcccggTGCTCCTGGGTTGTCAAGACTGTTGGGACAGTAAGCTTTGAATAGGGTTCCTCCTATTTCAAAGGCATACACTACTGCCTGGCTTTGtatgtgggccctggggatccgaactcaggtcctcgggctGATTTGGCAAGCGCTTTACTAACTGAGCAGTCTCTCAGCtcaggtgtctttctcttccAAGGATCAGTAGCATTCCATTGAGTTGCATTTCATACATAAAAAAGTTCTCTGATCTTGGCCAGTGTGAATAAGGCTACCGGAAATAACTGCAAAATATCTACAATTCCGATTTAATTCTTTTAGATATGTACCTAAATGTAGGGTTACTGACCCATTTGCCAGtgtcttctctccctcactccttttacagtgctggggactgaaccgaGTAGctcacatatgctcacacatactGTATCTCtgggctacattcccagcccctcTGTGATTTAAGCTGAGGGCTCTCACTGTACTGCCCAGATGCTCTTACAC
Encoded proteins:
- the Fsd2 gene encoding fibronectin type III and SPRY domain-containing protein 2 isoform X3, whose protein sequence is MEEEAGEEPGLGRSTAPRDFHFYHMDLYDSEDRLQLFPGESSRTRREVTQADLTNEPRGAGDSKNLQKEVDTLVHLYGLEDEHELGGEFVDEHRVGTLGYPYGMRRRDPGREQRDWGLSGEAAEAEDLCYGVQGPPDQCQDLREAYRYTHGRASEEYECYVIPEEEDEEEPADVFCVTCKTPVRTVEKDFDIHKEHEVTPINKALEHAKDEIHKNMCKLEQQIIEMENFASHLEEVFITVEENFGRQEQNFECHYNEILETLAQKYEEKIQALGEKKKEKLEALYGQLVSCGENLDACRELMETIEEMCHEEKVDFLKDAVAMTDRLGKFLKTKTDVELSAKPEFEDQTLDFSDVEQLMDSINTVPAPSAPVINPQAPNSATSSSVRVCWSLYSDDTVESYQLSYRPVQDSSPGKDQAAPSPPSIKTEAIRSCEEAVLIRWESGNLNPVDSYTVELIQAETPEASGVTESVVGIPTCESLIQLQPRHSYTIYVRALNVGGTSARSEPATVHTTGSYFQLNKDTCHPWLTISEDGFTVVRSEKKRSFRRELPPSKVQFSRCVAVMGNLIPVRGRHYWEVEVDEHLDYTVGVACEDVPKQEDLGANRLSWCMRHTFASTRHRYEFLHNGTTPDIRITVAPKKIGVLLDYEDSKLSFFNVDIAQHLYTFSCPLHQFVHPCFSLEKSGGLKICNGISAPKHVTFF